Within Nodosilinea sp. FACHB-141, the genomic segment GATGCCCACGTGGGCCTTCAGGCCCGATTGATGAGCCAGGCTCTGCGGAAGATCACCGGCAGCATCGGCAAGTCGCAATGCACAGTCATCTTCTTGAACCAGCTGCGGCAGAAGATCGGCATCTCCTACGGCAACCCCGAAGTCACCACCGGGGGCAATGCCCTCAAGTTCTACGCCTCGGTGCGCCTCGATATTCGTCGTATTCAAACCCTGAAGAAGGGCACTGAAGAATACGGCATTCGCGCCAAGGTCAAGGTCGCCAAAAACAAGGTAGCCCCACCCTTCCGCATTGGCGAATTTGACATTCTCTTTGGCCAGGGCATCTCGACTATGGGCTGCCTAGTTGACCTAGCCGAGCAGCACGGCGTGATCGTTCGCAAAGGAGCTTGGTACAGCTACGAAGGCGACAACATTGGCCAAGGGCGTGAGAACACGATTCAGCGCCTGCAAGAGGATGCTGAGTTTGCCGCCAAGGTCGAAGCCCAGGTGAGAGAGAAGCTCGAAATCGGCGGCGCGATCGCAGATATAGCCGACGTGGAGATCGAGGTCGAAGACGAAACCTACCTGGACGAGGACGAGTAAACTCGGCATCGTGTCCAGGCAACACTCTGGCCTGCCTTAGCTCAGACTTTACCGGCTTGGTCGAAAAGCCCAGGCTCTCAGTATTGAGGGTCTGGGCTTCTTTTTTTGCGGAATCCATGCAGACGCCGGTTTGGACCTTGAGGAAGCGCTTTGGGCTCCTATTCACGCCTGGCGATCGCTAGGCCAACTGCAAGCTGTTGCAGCCATTCAATCTCTCACCCAGGTGTTGCAGCAGCACGACAAACCCAAGCTAAAACACTTCGAACCTTTCAGACCTGCTCTAAGGGGGAATAAGGCCCTACTAGCCAAAGCCCTGTTATCAAGCCGTAAGCAGCCCAGCCTGAACCATGTACCAAACCCAGTAACGTCGGCGGCAGGCTCTGGCAAAGCGCTGCACACAGCGCTGCACTAACGCCGCCGCTCACCGCGCCACCGAGCAGGCTAACTACAAGCCAGCCCCATATTTGGCGATTCCCCTGGGCTAAGACACTTCGCCCGGCGCGGTGGCTCAAGATCAGCATTTGGGCGATCGCCATGCCCCAAATCATCAGCGGCACGACTACTACCACTACCCACAGCCCCTCCTCCCACAGACCAAAGATGCGCCAGAGGGCATCGGCCACTGGGGTATAAATGCCCTGCATCAGCGATTGCAGAAAGGTGCTAACGATCCAGCCTAGGGCGCTGGCTAGGGGCCACCAGCGAAAGCCGCCCATAGGCCTCAACACAAACCACTGCAACGACCCCACAATGGCTCCAGTCAGAATCAAGGTGGCCATAAATTGCAGGCCATTGTTTTCTAAAAAGCCGGCAAAAAAGCC encodes:
- the recA gene encoding recombinase RecA — encoded protein: MAAKKGGSKEQTEKEKALTLVLGQIERNFGKGSIMRLGDAARMKVETIPTGALTLDLALGGGLPKGRVIEIYGPESSGKTTVALHVLAEVQKMGGVAAFVDAEHALDPIYAAALGVNVEELLVSQPDTGEMGLEVVDQLVRSSAIDVVVVDSVAALVPRAEIEGEMGDAHVGLQARLMSQALRKITGSIGKSQCTVIFLNQLRQKIGISYGNPEVTTGGNALKFYASVRLDIRRIQTLKKGTEEYGIRAKVKVAKNKVAPPFRIGEFDILFGQGISTMGCLVDLAEQHGVIVRKGAWYSYEGDNIGQGRENTIQRLQEDAEFAAKVEAQVREKLEIGGAIADIADVEIEVEDETYLDEDE